GCGAGCTCCTGTGGCCATGACTTACCATCAATGATGGaatgtaacctggaattgtgtggtggtttgaactaGAATGGTccccattttttcatttattagagTGCTTTGTCCCTAGTCTGTAGAGCTGTTTCAGaaggataaggaggtgtggccttgatgaaggaggtgtggccttgatgaagGAGGTGTGGCACTCacagtaggctttgaggtttcaagatcTCATGCCacactcagtctctctctctctctctctctctctctctctctctctgtcacacacacacacacacacacacacacacacacacacacacacatacatcaggtagcctagctgaatcagcaagTGTAAGTCTTAAAGACAGAGTAGAAAGCACctgaaaaacaacacaaaaggcTAGCTAGCCTCTggcccacacatgcacagacgTACACAGTCCCACAGACACTGATGCagatacacacttacacactcacacacaaatactaaTGATAGAAAGCCAGGGCTGATGTCTGACGTTTGTCCTGTGAACAACTCAACATGCATTGTACACTGTAAGTTTTAGCTTCAGTCACTTGTGACTTTACTGTGTGTACTGTAGACACCTGTGGTACTGGGGTCGTATTGTAAGTGAATTGATGTCTTtcccacacacactaaaagaaaaCTCACAGTGAAAAGGAGTGAGGATTTTAATTGAGTGATAATAGAAATTAATCACATAGAAACATAGAATGTTTAGAGGGAGAATGTGTCCTTTTAAATGcttacattaataaaaatacaagacTGTGGATATGTACTTATGCAGGAACTAAGTTTGTTCCCACTCTTATTTCTTTGGCCCAAGCAGACAGAATGCAAACAGTGAGCACTGAGCACATATCCCTAATGAGGACCTCTGAGGAATCAGCCCTTGGGATGCCCCAGTGTGACAACAAATCTCTCACCCTCTTGGAAGCCCTGATCTCCAGGGACAGAACCTGCATCTCTTTGTTTTCTCGCCAACACCTAGGCTTCACCAAAGACAGCCAGGCATCTCACTCCAGATGTCCTTGTGAGGAGAACGCCCTCAGTTCTCACCCTACATTGTGAATTTCCCCTCATCCAAGTCCAGGATGGGAGCAGTAGAGACCTGGATTCTATGAGAGCCTTGGAGAGCAGCAGGTGAGATGGCTGGGGACACAGGCTAGGGACCAGTCCATCCAACAGCACTGACGCCCAGAGACACCTCCATAAGGAATGACATGGGGAGGGGGCACCCTCAAACCTTTCTGAAGCTAGCCAAGTTCAGAGGGAAATGTTGCTTGTCCTACAAGTGGATAAGGAGGATCCATCTAGAGTTAGTGATGCGGTGAGAACAGGCTCCTATCAGTCTTTACTGGAAAGAGATTCCCCTCTCAGACATGCAAGGTTGTCCTATTCCATGCCGAATTTCCTGTTTATGacagtttcttctctgtgttcatTGACTGTGACCCGTGAGTCTATAACAAAGGGGTCTGATACTTAAGTTACTTTGGATGCTATTCTGAGCCCCATATAGGGAACTGGGTTAGTCTAGGACCTATTCAGTTTTAATTGTACGGTCCATGGATCCAAGCTCAGGGACACAGCTACATCAGATATTTCAGACACAGTCCTTAGCAAGGTTCACAAGAGTCAAACATGGCACCAGCAGACACAGAACTTTATTGAAGAAATCTGGTAGCAGCCAAGAGCACCCAGGTAAAGTGGCTGAGGGAACAGCAGAGGGCGTCCCCACCACAGGCAGACTCCCATGGACTTGAGCACATGGGTTGACAGAGAAAGAACTTCATTCAGTCCCTCTGCCTCTGACCAAGTTCAAAGGAGGAAAAGCATCTCACTCCTACATGTCCATGCCTTGTCCTCCATGAGGTGCTCAGCACTAAGACACAGTGGAAGCCGCAAAGTGGGCAGAGCAAGCAGAAGGACATAATGGAGGTTAGTGGGTTAGGAGCAGTACTGCTGGCTGTTACAAAGCCTGTTcagaagcaggggtggggggtagagagaaagtgagggaaagagagagagacagagagagagaaacactgagtgagacacacacacacacacacacacacacacacacacagagagagagagagagagagagagagacagagacagagacagagacagagacagagagacagagacagagagacagagagacagagagagagacagagacagagacagagatagagacagggagaaacagagacagagaaagtcatTATTGTACCCTGGTCTTCGTATTTGTTCTCTGCCCATCCCCTGGCGTGTGTGGGTGTATAATGAAGGTATCTCAGACTGTGGCGACTTGGATGCTACTGGAACCAGCCGTGGACTGTTGACTCCAACTGGAGTCCAGAGACAAGGCCGCCTTTAAGGTGCAGGGTCTCCAACACCCAGTGATGCAGACAAAGCTGCACATCTGGCATCTCAGACACTCTGGACATGTCCACAACTCACGGAAACCAATGCAGCAAAACAGACACACATTAGGATATGtgcgtatatgtatgtatgtatatatatatatatatcctgaagGTTCTTTTTTTATAGTCGTGGCAGCAGAATTCTGTCTCCAAATGGAAGCTTAGGGAAAGTGGAATTGAAATCTAAAtgctgggctgggcggtggtggcgcacgcctttaatcccagcactcgggaggcagaggcagccggatctctgtctgtgagttcgaggccagcctggattaccaagtgagttccaggaaatggcgcaaagctacacagagaaacactgtctcgaaaaaacaaaaaaacaaaaaacaaaaatgcagcaGAAATCTAAATGCTAGACTTGAAGAGCCAAACAAAGGGACATCCATGCATGACCTACCATGATGCACTGGTGTCCCGTGGAAGCCGTACACCTAGGGCTTAAACCGTGATGTTAGTATTATTTCCAGCAACTGACCATTCCAGTGCCCACCATCTCTTAATGAACAGCGTAAGAAAATATGGAATGACTACAGCTTAATGCTCTCAGGACTGAGCCTTAACTGTGGTCTTGCCCCACTGAAACAAGTTGTCTTTACATCCCTTTGTgcatctttttctatttctttgatagGAAACTATCTGGCTTCTAGAACATTAACATCTACAGTCAAAGGATACTTTTGTTGGTCCTTATGAACTATTGATCATTCTGTCTCATCTCTGCTTCTGCAGTCCACTGACCCTGTGACCCACTGGAAGCTTATTCTaggtttttaaatttgattttgtgtgtgtgtgtatgtgtgtgtgtgtgtgtgtgtgtgtgtgtgtgtgtgtgtgtgtgtatgtgtgtgtgtatgtgggtacacaTGGATATTTGTGAGTGTAGTTGCACATGTCCCACAGCACTCATAGGGATCTGTCTCTCATTTCACCATGAAAGCACTGGGATAGAAGACACGTCGATGTTGCGgagttttatgtgggttctggggacttgaactcaggtcttcacgctGACATGGCTCATGCTTTtcacactgagtcatctcctcagaccTCCTTCTAGATTTTACTGTTGTTGTTACATTGTTCTACATCCATTTCACTCTCACAGTATAGTGGCCTCACTGTGTCTACCATACACACATCCTATAAACAACATTATCAGTTCCCATGTCATGTTCTGTCCCAGCAGCCAGGCCATTTCACATGACAGTTGccacctctcttctctttccctgggcCTTTGATCACCCCCAGGGTgactctcctccctttctcagcTTAAATTGCCTGGCAtccctccatgggcactgcagtCCAGATGTGATCGTGACCTGCTGGCCGTGGTGATTTCCTAGCCTTGGGGTTGTCTTTTGAGATGCCTATGAATCTGCATTTTATCCACCTGTGAAACCTTTTTTCTCCAATAGGAAACCATTGCACTTAGACTCTGTATGCGCCCCCCTCTTCTGTGTGCAGAAAGGAGGGTACACTGCACACAGGAGTCCGGCCTACAGCTCAGGTGAGCAGacaaacagctgtgagctgtggTGAAAACATCTCTGTAGCCAATAAAATACAAAGGCCCAACAGTCAGTCTAAGCCTATTGGCCACCCCAAGTGTGAGGAAATAGAAAAGCCACAGCACAACCTCTGGGTTTATAATatatgacacttttttttttttttttggtttttcaagacagagtttctctgtgtagctttgtgcctttcctggaactcgctttgtagaccaggttaacctcgtactcacagagatccgcctgcctctgcctccagagtgctgggaaatACATGACACTTAGTTGTGACTTTTCATTTGATTACAATTTAATAAAATGGTAGCTAATATAACATAAAAATTGCTGGAGACATGGCACCTGTCTATAGTCCCAGCCAGTCTGAATTTGAgcttgagcacaggctgtcatatgcctctatattctcaaaaattgggttattgggttaatgagtaagaatgataactctgtttataaATGATGTCAAAACTAAACTTGAGGGAAagtgattggaaatgataactctgttctgtcatagtttattaatgatgactaaaagatgaacaaaaggaagtgaaacacatgtccaaaaccaaaaatgatatgatctatgttttggaacatcatgtaTGTATCCCTTccaactaaattctgtataaataaagaaacactctggctgctagtcagtcaggctgcaagattcccCTGACCACCATGACCTGGCTCACTTTCTTCTCCCGCTGACTCCTTAcctcctctgcaggacccatccatcaCCGGGGAATGGTTCCCGGCAACTTATGCCCAGAAATTCCAGTCAGACAAAAGAACATGTAAGAAAAAGTatacttgtgtgtctgtgttacaaagtatctatgtgtgtgtttgtgtatgtatgtgtgttgtgcatggtgtgtgtgtgttcatgcacgcATGTGTGGTTATGTTCGTGTATGTGTGAGCGTGCATGCCCATATGTGTCTatgtaaacacagagaacaaGACCATTAGCTTATTTTGAACTCTCACTGACATCGATCAGCAATTTTTGATAAAGCATCTAGTTGCCCACTGCTCAGTTTCTTCATATATACAGTCAAATGTAGTACATCAATTCCTAGACTGCGTTAATTCTTGTATAAAAGGCACATATATATGTCACTAGGAAACAAGAGCAGAATCAATAAAATCATAGTCATTAGAATTCAGTCCTTTAACAATGGACCACTCGTTGCTATAAAAGTACATTGTAAGGCATTTTATTAGCAGTTAATTCTCAAGTAATGAGCAACATTTCCCAAAGTTCATTAAGTTTTCTTCAAGTGTTGGTGAATGATTTCACTACATGGGTCTCACTCTCTTTCCAAAGACATGGACGGTGACAATCAGACGATCACTACAGAATTCCTCCTCCTGGGACTCTCTGAAGAGTCAGACCAAGAAGAGGTTGTCTTTGGGCTGTTCTTGGGGATGTACATGGTCACCATCTCTGGGAACCTTCTCATCATCCTGGCCATCAGCTGTGATCCTcatctccacacacccatgtacttcttcctggcCAACCTCTCCACTGTTGACATCTGCTTTTCCTCAGTCACCATCCCCAAGGCGCTGGTGAAtcacatggtgggaagcaagtcCATCTCTTACATGGAGTGTATGGCCCAGATGTACTTTATGCTCGCATTCGGCAACATGGACAGCTTCCTGCTGAGtgtgatggcctatgaccgctatgtggccatttgTCACCCACTCCACTACACCCTGATGATGAGGCCCAGGCTCTGTGTCCTCCTGGTGGCCATATCATGGGTCATCACAAACCTGCATGCTCTCTTGCACACTCTGCTCATGGTTCGGCTCACCTTCTGTTCCCACAATGCAGTGCACCACTTCTTCTGTGACCCCTACCCTATCCTGAAGCTCTCTTGTGCTGACACCTTTATCAATGACATCACAGCCTTCACTGAGGGTGCAGTGGTATTTCTGGTGCCGTTTGTCTGTGTTGTTATTTCCTATGTTTATATTTTCTCCAATGTCCTGAAGAAGCCCTCTGCCCATGGAATAAGGAAAGCCCTGTCCACATGCGGGTCTCACCTCACTGTGGTCTGCCTCTTCTACGGGGCAATCCTAGGAGTTTATATGCACCCTTCTTCCTCCTACTCACCACAGGATGCAGTGGCCTCTGTCATCTTCACAGTGGTCACTCCCATGGCTAACCCCTTCCTCTACAGTCTGAGGAATCGTGACATGAAAGCAGCCCTAAGGAAGATAATTCTCAGATCCTAGAATTTGAAATTTCTAGAGCTGAGAAGATCCAATCTCTTGGATAGGCAAAGCCCTGAGACCACACACCCTGGaatgtctttttcttctgctgtgcctttacatgttcgCTGCGGCTATGGTTCTCTGGTATCTgtcatggtgtgaatgggtgtggggagatccccactgcttGTAATGAAAACCCCAGAAACAATCtgaagttcacaaggacacatagatgaggttaaaaaaaaatacaaagcagcctGAATGTTACCAGCTGACATATTTTCCCTGCTAGGATTGTttgatgatcaaaggtgatgTTTAATTCCTGCCCTCAATCTCTTAATataaaactattgatgagtgggtatgcaccctaaagatttaaagaacAGCTGACTGGTTTTTTTAACGTATAAAAGTtaaggtttgtgattcctttaggaGTCCTTATAAGGGCCAGtcagtgatggtgcacacacctttaatcccagcactcgggaggcagaggcagttgggtctctgtgagtttgaagccagcctggtctacagagtgagctcctggacaggctccaaaagctacacagaggaaccctgtctcagaaaaaaagattccttataagattacctttcaagattaATAATGAAGTGattgattgattctttctttgtaaccaaaATATGCAGCCTGCCAACAAAAGAGTTGGTTGAGAAAAATTACTTTCTGCTTGCTCATGTTCTGTTAATCTGTAATAAGTTGCTTGGATGTAAATGTATGTGGGTTATTGGGGTGACTTggtttttaatcatgtaaggaagATGAAAAACGTGTTTGCCTGTATTCATGATAATCATTCATTGAAAAAAGAATGTAACCACAATGTAATTCCTatgttgcctgaaagattttgttgaTATGTGTAAGCTGTAGAAAAGTGCATATGGTAGAAGAATAGagaatagagaataaagaaggaaaccatcaaaagaGAATGTGAATGTCTTTTTCCCTAACACCCTCAGATAGAACAGTCTAGTATACACCGACTCAGTAGATTCATTTCCAGCCCTGCGCTGCTGGAGGATGGCCCCCAAGGCAGCAAGAAGAGGACTCCTAGATATcacacatttcttcatttttgtacACAGATACCCAGACTGGTCCAGTGTTCACATGACCTTGCCTTG
This Peromyscus maniculatus bairdii isolate BWxNUB_F1_BW_parent chromosome 8, HU_Pman_BW_mat_3.1, whole genome shotgun sequence DNA region includes the following protein-coding sequences:
- the LOC102902890 gene encoding olfactory receptor 1f45-like, which produces MDGDNQTITTEFLLLGLSEESDQEEVVFGLFLGMYMVTISGNLLIILAISCDPHLHTPMYFFLANLSTVDICFSSVTIPKALVNHMVGSKSISYMECMAQMYFMLAFGNMDSFLLSVMAYDRYVAICHPLHYTLMMRPRLCVLLVAISWVITNLHALLHTLLMVRLTFCSHNAVHHFFCDPYPILKLSCADTFINDITAFTEGAVVFLVPFVCVVISYVYIFSNVLKKPSAHGIRKALSTCGSHLTVVCLFYGAILGVYMHPSSSYSPQDAVASVIFTVVTPMANPFLYSLRNRDMKAALRKIILRS